Proteins co-encoded in one Granulicella cerasi genomic window:
- a CDS encoding IPT/TIG domain-containing protein, whose translation MRNKYLAALLLMLVSLQARAGNPRFVTGTNYATPGVPMAFGVTNIAYFTDPGNLNSVITHAQADAVIAAAAATWNVPVASLTLAQGGVLNEDVSSANTYFDGTSVVFPADLQPTNFAAKPIAVVYDADGSLINLLLGAGASVASSCRQNGVVESVDGFSAAGNITHAMMLINGNCFNASTDSLKQMQYMAMRAFGRVLGLGWSQANDNVFTGSPAPTATQMAHWPVMHPIDVLCGTYTYLCMQNPFTLRADDLSTLSMLYPVASTNALLGKLASMNDAVQITGSLYGHDSGGTGAEAVNLAMQPIVGAAIADYVSVSSITGFRFQQNQGNPVTGAPSPALLAGASDAGMQGFFTLYRIPGLASMSGNNLRTEAVNPLYTGSYALGDMQRPPATPGNALINNWSITSAPYQQYGLQLFDSLPTCYSSTNGAENAPPLLDATGWWSDVLCGANYPAWKLTPTIRGGHSWTYESLALDQTGAVSAAKAQIVLGAWRSSDATGTLPTVATAPVPQNGAIAGLTQMKVSATASDGVYRLTLADYYGDGRPDYLYKARLMYADAVTPASVSASGGQITITGTGFSSGNRVTVNGVVAKVTSWSANTIVATAPSLSAAKATAAIPVEVAVADLTTGATTAIAGALVYAGVGSFGLLKISAPASLETGITASTPFALRVVAADGVTAIAGANVRLAVTAGGASLVACGAASACSLTSDSTGVVQSAVAGTAAGAVTLTATELSGGASVQVTLTDLDPVRAVVLTPQSAWIAAGASVTLPIALNAVQDSVAATGVSVQWSATAGLLLSASASITSNSGAANLSVGTNGLAAGTAQVVGCAWTSTCAVWTLTAVDASQWTPVIVSGAGQNMATSAAFAPVTLSVVDRSGHPLAGAPIAIAQTVTAWAGPCPSQGRCAAAPILASTQTSAVTDSNGQSVLIPLAIANTAATTNIAVSSGTNGFVSLSLVKSP comes from the coding sequence ATGCGCAATAAATACCTCGCGGCGCTGCTGCTCATGCTCGTCTCCCTGCAGGCCCGCGCCGGCAACCCGCGCTTCGTGACGGGGACGAACTACGCGACGCCGGGAGTGCCGATGGCCTTCGGCGTCACGAACATCGCGTACTTCACAGACCCCGGCAACCTCAACAGCGTGATCACTCATGCGCAGGCGGACGCGGTCATCGCTGCGGCCGCAGCCACATGGAACGTTCCTGTCGCGAGTCTCACTCTCGCGCAGGGCGGCGTGCTGAACGAAGATGTCAGCAGTGCGAACACTTACTTCGACGGCACGAGCGTGGTGTTTCCTGCGGACCTGCAGCCGACGAACTTTGCGGCTAAGCCCATCGCCGTGGTCTACGACGCGGACGGCTCGCTGATCAACCTGCTGCTGGGCGCAGGCGCCAGCGTGGCATCCAGCTGTCGGCAGAACGGCGTTGTCGAAAGCGTCGATGGCTTCAGCGCAGCGGGCAACATCACGCACGCGATGATGCTCATCAACGGCAACTGCTTCAACGCTTCCACAGACTCGCTGAAGCAGATGCAGTACATGGCGATGCGCGCCTTTGGTCGTGTGCTGGGGCTTGGCTGGTCGCAGGCGAACGACAATGTCTTCACCGGTTCACCTGCGCCAACCGCAACGCAGATGGCGCACTGGCCGGTCATGCACCCCATCGATGTTCTCTGCGGCACCTATACCTATCTGTGCATGCAGAACCCGTTCACGCTGCGCGCAGACGATCTCAGCACCTTGAGCATGTTGTATCCCGTGGCGTCGACGAATGCGTTGCTCGGCAAGTTGGCGAGCATGAACGATGCCGTGCAGATTACCGGCTCGCTCTATGGCCACGACTCCGGCGGCACCGGAGCCGAGGCCGTGAACCTCGCGATGCAACCGATCGTCGGAGCCGCGATCGCAGACTACGTGAGCGTCTCCAGCATCACGGGCTTTCGCTTCCAGCAGAACCAGGGCAATCCCGTAACCGGCGCGCCCAGCCCCGCGCTGCTGGCCGGCGCGAGCGATGCTGGCATGCAAGGGTTCTTCACGCTGTACCGCATTCCGGGGCTTGCGTCGATGTCCGGCAACAACCTCCGCACGGAGGCGGTCAATCCTCTCTACACCGGCAGCTACGCTCTCGGCGATATGCAGCGTCCTCCTGCGACGCCGGGCAACGCGTTGATCAACAACTGGTCGATCACTTCTGCGCCGTACCAGCAATATGGTCTGCAGCTCTTCGACAGCTTGCCCACCTGCTACTCCTCGACGAATGGCGCGGAGAACGCACCACCGCTGCTCGACGCCACAGGTTGGTGGAGCGATGTGTTGTGCGGAGCGAATTATCCGGCATGGAAGCTCACGCCGACGATTCGTGGCGGCCACAGCTGGACCTACGAATCGCTCGCGCTAGACCAGACGGGCGCTGTCTCTGCGGCGAAGGCGCAGATCGTGCTGGGCGCATGGCGTAGCAGCGATGCAACCGGCACGCTACCCACCGTCGCCACCGCGCCTGTCCCGCAAAACGGCGCGATCGCCGGGCTGACGCAGATGAAGGTATCAGCCACAGCAAGCGACGGCGTCTATCGATTGACGCTTGCGGATTACTACGGCGACGGTCGACCGGATTATCTGTACAAAGCGCGCTTGATGTACGCCGACGCCGTGACACCCGCGTCCGTAAGCGCAAGCGGCGGGCAGATCACGATCACCGGCACGGGCTTCTCCAGTGGCAACCGTGTCACGGTGAACGGCGTGGTGGCAAAGGTGACAAGCTGGAGCGCGAACACGATCGTCGCGACCGCTCCGAGCCTCAGCGCGGCGAAGGCGACCGCTGCGATTCCGGTGGAGGTTGCGGTCGCGGACCTCACCACCGGAGCGACGACGGCGATCGCAGGCGCGCTGGTGTATGCGGGCGTGGGGAGCTTCGGTCTATTGAAGATCTCCGCACCCGCATCGCTGGAGACGGGCATCACCGCGTCCACGCCATTCGCGCTGCGCGTGGTCGCCGCAGATGGCGTCACAGCGATCGCAGGCGCGAACGTCAGGCTCGCTGTGACCGCCGGCGGAGCCTCCTTGGTGGCCTGCGGTGCGGCAAGCGCCTGCAGCTTGACCTCAGACAGCACCGGCGTGGTGCAGAGCGCCGTGGCAGGCACTGCTGCGGGAGCGGTGACGCTCACGGCGACGGAGCTCTCCGGCGGCGCGAGCGTGCAGGTCACGCTCACAGACCTCGACCCGGTGCGCGCTGTTGTGCTGACTCCGCAGAGCGCGTGGATCGCTGCGGGCGCGAGCGTTACGCTGCCGATCGCGCTGAATGCGGTGCAGGATAGCGTCGCCGCAACGGGAGTCTCTGTTCAATGGAGCGCGACCGCCGGCCTGCTGCTGAGCGCGTCGGCCTCGATAACCAGCAACAGCGGCGCTGCGAACCTCAGCGTGGGCACGAATGGACTCGCCGCAGGTACGGCCCAGGTCGTCGGCTGCGCGTGGACGAGTACCTGCGCGGTCTGGACGCTCACCGCCGTAGACGCAAGCCAATGGACACCGGTGATCGTCAGCGGAGCAGGGCAGAACATGGCGACGAGCGCGGCTTTCGCGCCCGTGACACTCAGTGTGGTCGATCGTTCAGGACACCCCTTAGCAGGCGCACCGATCGCGATCGCACAGACGGTCACGGCCTGGGCAGGGCCTTGCCCATCGCAGGGACGCTGCGCGGCCGCGCCGATACTTGCCAGCACGCAGACGAGTGCCGTAACGGACAGCAACGGCCAGTCGGTTCTCATCCCTCTTGCGATCGCGAACACGGCCGCCACGACGAACATCGCCGTCAGCAGTGGAACGAACGGCTTCGTCTCGCTCTCATTGGTGAAGTCACCTTAG
- a CDS encoding allantoinase has protein sequence MADLVLIYGMKLLPADEVEAVEAAQVALKNGNSERVTMHVLSGTREQIEAQLRHSTEAFFEFYPQIS, from the coding sequence ATGGCTGACTTGGTTTTGATTTACGGCATGAAGCTGCTGCCCGCAGATGAAGTTGAGGCAGTGGAAGCGGCGCAGGTGGCGCTGAAGAACGGCAACAGCGAGCGCGTCACAATGCACGTGCTTTCCGGCACGCGCGAGCAGATCGAAGCGCAACTGCGCCACAGCACCGAAGCGTTCTTCGAGTTCTACCCGCAGATTTCGTAG
- the trxB gene encoding thioredoxin-disulfide reductase, protein MSEIVRDTVILGSGCSGLTAAIYAARANLKPLVLEGHEPGGQLSITTLVENFPGWPEGVQGPELIENMKKQATRFGAELKMAHLTSANLLTSPFELQVGKDIIKTRTLIIASGASARWLGLPSEKALVGFGVSSCATCDGFFASGKEIAVIGGGDSAMEEALFLTRFASKVTLINRSENFKASRIMLERAIAHPQIEFLHNTVVEECLGVEEKDLKGLKLHNTKTDERWTLPVQFMFLGIGHEPNATMFSGQIDLDADGYVKTEHNVFTTRQGVQLHGVYACGDVQDRRYRQAITAAGTGCMAALEVEKYLEELGR, encoded by the coding sequence ATGTCAGAAATCGTTCGCGACACCGTCATCCTTGGTTCTGGCTGCTCCGGCCTCACGGCAGCCATCTACGCCGCCCGCGCTAACCTCAAGCCGCTCGTTCTCGAAGGCCATGAGCCTGGCGGGCAGCTCTCGATCACCACGCTCGTGGAAAACTTCCCCGGCTGGCCCGAGGGCGTGCAAGGCCCGGAACTGATTGAAAACATGAAGAAGCAGGCGACGCGCTTTGGCGCCGAGCTGAAGATGGCGCACCTCACGAGCGCCAACCTGCTCACCTCGCCGTTCGAGTTGCAGGTCGGCAAGGACATCATCAAGACGCGCACGCTGATCATCGCGTCCGGTGCGTCGGCGCGCTGGCTCGGTCTGCCGAGCGAGAAGGCGCTTGTCGGCTTCGGCGTCTCCTCCTGCGCGACCTGCGACGGCTTCTTCGCTTCGGGCAAGGAGATCGCTGTGATCGGCGGCGGTGACTCGGCGATGGAAGAGGCTCTCTTCCTCACGCGTTTCGCCAGCAAGGTCACGCTGATCAACCGCTCGGAGAACTTCAAGGCTTCGCGCATCATGCTTGAGCGCGCTATCGCTCATCCGCAGATCGAGTTCCTTCACAACACCGTCGTGGAAGAGTGCCTCGGTGTGGAAGAGAAGGACCTGAAGGGCCTGAAGCTGCACAACACCAAGACGGACGAGCGCTGGACGCTGCCCGTGCAGTTCATGTTCCTCGGCATCGGTCACGAGCCGAATGCAACGATGTTTTCCGGCCAGATCGACCTCGACGCCGACGGCTATGTGAAGACCGAGCACAACGTCTTCACCACGCGCCAGGGCGTACAGCTTCATGGCGTGTACGCTTGCGGCGACGTGCAGGACCGTCGTTATCGCCAGGCGATCACCGCTGCAGGCACCGGTTGCATGGCTGCGCTCGAAGTCGAAAAGTACCTCGAAGAACTCGGCCGCTAA
- a CDS encoding DUF3857 domain-containing protein encodes MLRFYPVAAVALLSSSCLVLQAQSTPSAKLGGPVFSATVAELRAASAAAAVTPDWDAQILLEESRYRFAADGTRVTEHRRVFRIDAQEAVKGWSEISQEWDPWFEKPSQLRARVLTPDGRFIELDQKTITDAPVKADDSETFSSEHVRRAPLPAISVGTIVEEVETSEEKVPYFAPGGNYQFSVRLGIPVATSRLIVEAPVGKHIQVKLPADVKVSAASEDVAGIHRMTYEATALAATFNSDINLNSNESVRPHIFFSTGASWEAMAVGYAALSEPQIVLEDVKSALPASLPTERTAKIAAVLAALHKSVRYTGVEFGSAKLTPQRPAETLKRHYGDCKDKSTMLVAMLRAVGVPAHLALLSVEGGEDVQEDQPGLTQFDHAIVYVPAAGKEPAFWIDATAEYNALGNLPWSDHGRKALIIAPDTKALTLIPVAVPADSVLVESRDFELPQYGPSHVMEVSQTTGFIDAQYRSDYAGEDVGELHTQLERYANNTYLAKKLKRVSHGDAMNMQQPFALTLDMEKASRGLSGLTDSGAVAYANYATQRLPRWFRTKPEKLSPDASAEAKKDYTLATASRLKTYSFMPFRDERRVHVVAPEGFVARTLLPNKTTQLGKATLTEEYKSPQPNVIDAVLRFDSGPGTLTTEEALAMRSAVLELEKRDYIALFFDAPGERAKAAGDVKAELAAQRKMLTEHPAEALAHARLANTLMELGLVEESQAQARKAVELAPNEAICQVVLAYALERDSMGVRFGGSFDRPAALQAMKKAVELDPENDDFRFDLAVLYEFNARGIRYAKDADLASAVTTYRATIDKDKEKAAASTIDNMLYALYFAGRFQELNAELAKLPSNATRRSLAIASAVSEKGVRAGLESTARANDGTRERLQSLRSASSLLTQTTHYAEAAEVLNAGIEGDANAATLGRQVELYRHVKHVDAEPLKPSEPAYPVARLMTLMFRGNANRSDVEQLTSRDGYVSDREFSLDVDKSMYSADMIRIFARQSSMAPGVMADLIENNVTFKSTGDDATGWKVIVQISGSEPSHMFVAHEGYAYRVVCEDKDKVFCGNAVMKRIEHGDTKGAIAMLDWLRDLTHRGGGDDVLSGSLLPRFWTVGSTKEGANSTASMRLAAISLIASSVDAKPYLAEVSAAREKATGARQEDLDLLLAEAASGAEDAAVLRPAAERLLAAEPDSDTALRLYCRSYLLQNEGAELEKLLRARLEKKPDNIVLLRELSFALEHQKRWADACKVMQQITASDKAEARDWNGLAWLGVVSGNVTAADLKAAQQAVQLTKAPAFPELHTLACVYAMQGRVAEARDNVAKAMAAVNQTTPNSEVWLALGLIYEQYGEREAALGAYHHVVPNQFSLSTYMSPTAGYRLAQARIAALENAKS; translated from the coding sequence ATGTTGCGTTTCTATCCGGTTGCAGCGGTTGCGCTGCTGTCTTCCTCTTGCCTTGTTCTGCAGGCGCAAAGCACTCCGTCCGCCAAGCTGGGCGGCCCCGTTTTCAGTGCGACCGTGGCGGAGTTGCGCGCGGCTTCTGCTGCCGCTGCCGTAACGCCAGACTGGGACGCACAGATCCTGTTGGAAGAATCGAGATATCGCTTCGCCGCAGATGGCACACGTGTGACTGAGCACCGCAGGGTCTTCCGCATCGACGCCCAGGAGGCGGTGAAGGGCTGGTCTGAGATTTCGCAGGAGTGGGACCCGTGGTTCGAGAAGCCTTCGCAGTTGCGCGCTCGCGTGCTCACCCCGGACGGCAGGTTTATCGAGCTCGATCAAAAGACGATCACCGACGCGCCGGTCAAAGCTGACGACAGCGAAACCTTCTCCTCCGAGCATGTTCGTCGCGCACCGCTGCCTGCGATCAGCGTGGGCACGATCGTTGAAGAGGTCGAGACCTCAGAAGAGAAGGTCCCGTACTTCGCTCCCGGCGGGAATTATCAGTTTTCCGTCCGCTTGGGAATTCCCGTGGCCACTTCGCGTTTGATCGTGGAAGCGCCCGTCGGCAAGCACATCCAGGTGAAGCTGCCTGCGGATGTGAAAGTGAGTGCGGCGAGCGAAGACGTTGCCGGCATTCATCGCATGACGTATGAGGCGACCGCGCTGGCGGCGACCTTCAACAGTGACATCAACCTCAACTCGAATGAGTCGGTGCGTCCGCACATCTTCTTCTCGACTGGAGCCTCGTGGGAAGCGATGGCCGTGGGATACGCTGCGCTGTCCGAGCCGCAGATCGTGCTTGAGGACGTGAAGTCGGCTCTGCCGGCATCGCTGCCCACCGAGCGCACGGCGAAGATCGCCGCCGTGCTGGCTGCATTGCATAAGTCAGTGCGCTACACCGGCGTGGAGTTTGGTAGCGCGAAGCTGACGCCACAGCGCCCTGCGGAGACCTTGAAGCGTCACTACGGTGACTGCAAAGATAAGTCCACCATGCTCGTTGCGATGCTGCGCGCTGTAGGCGTGCCTGCTCACCTGGCGTTGCTGAGTGTAGAAGGTGGCGAGGATGTGCAGGAGGACCAGCCCGGGCTGACCCAGTTCGATCACGCGATCGTGTACGTGCCTGCGGCGGGCAAGGAGCCCGCGTTCTGGATCGATGCCACCGCCGAGTACAACGCGTTAGGGAACCTGCCGTGGTCCGATCACGGTCGCAAAGCGTTGATCATTGCGCCGGATACGAAGGCTTTGACGCTGATTCCTGTGGCTGTCCCCGCGGACTCCGTGCTGGTGGAGTCGCGCGATTTCGAGCTGCCGCAGTACGGTCCATCGCACGTGATGGAGGTCTCGCAGACCACCGGCTTCATTGATGCACAGTACCGCTCCGACTATGCCGGTGAGGACGTGGGCGAGTTGCATACGCAATTGGAGCGTTACGCCAACAATACGTATCTCGCGAAGAAGCTTAAGCGCGTTTCGCACGGCGATGCTATGAATATGCAGCAGCCATTCGCCCTGACGCTCGACATGGAGAAGGCGTCTCGCGGACTCAGCGGGCTGACCGACTCCGGTGCGGTGGCCTATGCGAACTACGCTACACAACGTCTACCGCGCTGGTTCCGCACTAAGCCCGAAAAGCTGAGCCCCGACGCGAGTGCGGAAGCAAAGAAGGACTACACGCTGGCGACCGCGAGCCGCTTGAAGACTTACTCCTTCATGCCGTTCCGCGATGAGCGCCGCGTTCACGTAGTTGCGCCTGAAGGATTTGTCGCACGTACCTTGCTGCCGAACAAGACCACGCAGCTCGGCAAAGCCACGCTGACAGAAGAGTACAAGAGCCCGCAGCCGAATGTGATCGACGCGGTACTTCGCTTCGACAGCGGCCCCGGAACACTGACGACCGAGGAAGCTCTGGCCATGCGTTCTGCTGTGCTTGAGCTGGAGAAGCGTGACTACATCGCGCTCTTTTTCGATGCTCCGGGCGAGCGTGCAAAGGCCGCAGGCGATGTGAAAGCCGAGCTCGCAGCGCAGCGCAAGATGCTCACAGAACATCCCGCGGAAGCTCTGGCTCACGCGCGTTTGGCGAACACGCTCATGGAGTTGGGCCTGGTCGAAGAGAGCCAGGCACAGGCACGCAAGGCTGTCGAGCTTGCGCCGAATGAAGCGATCTGCCAAGTGGTGTTGGCCTATGCGCTTGAGCGCGACAGCATGGGCGTGCGCTTCGGCGGCAGCTTTGATCGGCCCGCAGCGCTGCAGGCCATGAAGAAAGCTGTTGAACTCGATCCTGAGAATGATGATTTCCGGTTCGATCTCGCTGTGCTGTACGAGTTCAACGCTCGTGGTATCCGCTATGCGAAGGATGCAGACCTCGCGAGCGCAGTGACAACCTATCGCGCCACCATCGATAAAGACAAAGAGAAAGCTGCCGCCTCGACGATCGACAACATGCTGTACGCGTTGTACTTCGCGGGCCGCTTCCAGGAGTTGAACGCAGAGTTGGCGAAGCTGCCATCGAATGCCACGCGCCGTTCGCTGGCCATCGCATCTGCGGTTTCAGAGAAGGGTGTGCGTGCGGGGCTTGAGTCTACTGCTCGTGCGAACGATGGCACGCGCGAGCGACTACAGAGTTTGCGCTCGGCGAGCTCACTGCTCACGCAGACGACCCACTACGCGGAGGCCGCCGAGGTCCTCAACGCAGGGATTGAAGGCGATGCAAACGCAGCGACGCTGGGGCGGCAGGTCGAGCTCTATCGTCACGTCAAGCACGTCGATGCGGAGCCGTTGAAGCCGTCCGAGCCGGCTTATCCCGTGGCGCGGTTGATGACGCTGATGTTCCGCGGCAACGCGAATCGCTCCGACGTGGAGCAGTTGACCAGTCGTGACGGATACGTTTCGGATCGTGAGTTTTCGCTCGACGTCGACAAGTCCATGTACAGCGCGGACATGATCCGCATCTTTGCGCGCCAGTCTTCGATGGCCCCCGGCGTGATGGCCGATCTGATCGAAAACAATGTGACCTTCAAATCTACGGGCGATGACGCGACGGGCTGGAAGGTGATCGTGCAGATCAGCGGCTCTGAGCCTTCGCACATGTTCGTCGCGCACGAAGGCTACGCATATCGTGTGGTGTGCGAGGACAAGGACAAAGTCTTCTGCGGTAACGCGGTGATGAAAAGGATCGAGCACGGCGATACGAAGGGCGCCATCGCGATGCTTGACTGGCTGCGTGATCTGACGCATCGCGGTGGTGGCGACGATGTGCTGAGCGGCTCGCTGCTGCCTCGTTTCTGGACCGTTGGAAGCACGAAGGAAGGCGCGAACTCGACCGCATCGATGCGACTGGCTGCGATCTCGCTGATCGCAAGCTCGGTCGACGCCAAGCCCTATCTTGCAGAAGTCTCCGCTGCACGCGAGAAGGCGACTGGAGCGCGTCAGGAGGACCTCGACCTGCTTCTGGCGGAGGCGGCTTCTGGAGCGGAAGATGCTGCGGTGTTGCGTCCGGCTGCGGAGCGTCTGCTGGCGGCGGAGCCGGACTCCGACACCGCACTGCGTCTGTACTGCCGGTCGTACCTGCTCCAGAACGAAGGCGCTGAGTTGGAGAAATTGCTGCGCGCGAGGCTGGAGAAGAAGCCCGACAATATTGTCTTGCTGCGCGAGCTTTCCTTTGCGCTCGAACATCAAAAGCGTTGGGCAGATGCGTGCAAGGTGATGCAGCAGATCACAGCCAGCGACAAGGCAGAGGCCCGCGACTGGAACGGCCTGGCATGGCTTGGAGTCGTCTCGGGGAACGTCACTGCTGCGGACTTGAAGGCTGCGCAGCAGGCCGTGCAACTGACCAAGGCTCCCGCTTTCCCGGAGCTTCATACGTTGGCATGTGTCTATGCCATGCAGGGACGCGTGGCTGAAGCTCGTGATAACGTCGCGAAGGCAATGGCCGCCGTGAATCAGACGACCCCAAACTCCGAAGTCTGGCTGGCGTTGGGGCTCATCTACGAGCAGTACGGCGAGCGAGAGGCGGCGCTGGGAGCGTATCACCACGTGGTGCCGAACCAGTTCTCGCTCTCCACCTACATGAGCCCGACCGCAGGTTATCGACTTGCGCAGGCGCGCATCGCCGCGTTGGAGAACGCGAAGTCCTAA
- the msrA gene encoding peptide-methionine (S)-S-oxide reductase MsrA — translation MRPFLAAVFSAALAFSTVACNAQITHAPLPAAKLDDSLAAKPGRATAVFAGGCFWGTQAVFEHVKGVIKVTAGYAGGSASTATYSQVTTETTNHAESVEIVYDPSKLTFGQLLRVFFTVHDPTTLNRQGNDVGTSYRSAVFYTSPEQFKLAKAYIEQLAAAKSWPSKIVTEVTPLKGFYAGEDYHQDYALKNPNNPYILVCDRPKIATLKADYPELYVAYKGE, via the coding sequence ATGCGCCCATTTCTCGCCGCCGTGTTCTCTGCCGCTCTTGCTTTCTCGACCGTCGCCTGCAACGCACAAATCACGCACGCGCCGCTTCCTGCTGCGAAGCTCGATGACTCGCTCGCAGCCAAGCCGGGTCGCGCTACTGCTGTCTTTGCAGGCGGATGCTTCTGGGGAACGCAGGCCGTCTTCGAGCATGTGAAGGGCGTGATCAAAGTGACGGCCGGATACGCAGGTGGATCGGCTTCGACCGCGACCTACTCGCAGGTGACCACCGAGACGACGAACCACGCGGAGTCGGTCGAGATAGTCTACGATCCGTCAAAGCTCACCTTCGGCCAACTGCTGCGCGTCTTCTTCACCGTGCATGATCCGACGACGCTGAACCGTCAGGGCAACGATGTGGGCACCAGCTATCGCTCGGCGGTCTTCTACACCTCGCCCGAGCAGTTCAAGTTGGCGAAGGCGTACATCGAACAGCTGGCAGCGGCGAAGTCATGGCCGAGCAAGATCGTCACCGAAGTCACTCCGCTCAAGGGTTTCTATGCGGGTGAAGATTATCACCAGGACTACGCGCTGAAGAACCCGAACAATCCTTATATCCTCGTCTGCGATCGCCCGAAGATTGCGACACTCAAGGCGGACTATCCGGAGCTCTATGTCGCGTACAAGGGTGAGTAG
- a CDS encoding EamA family transporter: protein MSNAQHEHAPLWRTLLAFAAIYFIWGSTFYAIRVGVLAVPPILFAAMRFFAAGVLLFAWQMLRGAKWPTAKEWQGITIVALIIFVGNYGLLFWAEARVPSGLASVVISTIALFIAMGEVFILQTRRLTAKLLTALLLGLTGVAVLSLRLGAPGEAPITFIGACALLGSALCFALGSIVSRKVTLPASKGVSSGAQMLVGGSVQLLIAAALGNLRGFSLFALPANVLWWWAYLVFAGSIAGFTAYVWLLARESPTKVGTYAYVNPMVAVILGHFVGGEPWSIRTLIGGVFVLGSVILVTTAKASKPPAIAAEAEA from the coding sequence ATGTCTAACGCGCAACACGAGCACGCACCGCTTTGGAGGACGCTGCTGGCGTTTGCGGCAATCTACTTCATCTGGGGTTCGACGTTCTACGCAATCCGCGTGGGCGTGCTCGCTGTACCGCCGATCCTCTTCGCGGCGATGCGCTTCTTCGCCGCAGGTGTCCTGCTCTTCGCGTGGCAGATGCTGCGCGGTGCCAAGTGGCCGACCGCGAAGGAATGGCAGGGCATCACGATCGTGGCGCTCATCATCTTCGTCGGCAACTACGGCTTGCTCTTCTGGGCAGAGGCGCGCGTACCTTCAGGGCTGGCGAGCGTCGTCATCTCCACCATCGCGCTCTTCATCGCGATGGGCGAAGTCTTCATCCTGCAGACACGACGTTTGACCGCGAAACTCCTGACCGCGCTGCTGCTAGGACTCACCGGTGTCGCCGTACTCTCGCTGCGCTTGGGAGCACCGGGTGAAGCGCCGATCACCTTCATCGGCGCCTGCGCTCTGCTCGGCTCTGCGCTATGTTTCGCTTTGGGCAGCATCGTCTCGCGCAAGGTCACGCTACCCGCATCGAAAGGCGTGAGCAGCGGCGCGCAGATGCTTGTGGGGGGGAGTGTTCAATTGTTGATCGCCGCCGCGCTGGGAAACCTGCGCGGTTTCTCACTCTTCGCACTGCCCGCAAATGTGCTGTGGTGGTGGGCGTATCTTGTCTTCGCGGGATCCATCGCGGGCTTCACCGCGTACGTGTGGCTCCTCGCGCGTGAAAGCCCGACGAAGGTCGGGACCTATGCCTACGTGAACCCCATGGTTGCCGTCATACTCGGTCACTTCGTCGGCGGCGAGCCATGGAGCATCCGCACGCTGATCGGCGGCGTCTTCGTGCTTGGCAGCGTGATTCTCGTCACCACTGCGAAGGCCTCGAAGCCGCCCGCGATCGCCGCAGAAGCGGAAGCCTAG